Below is a genomic region from Escherichia ruysiae.
AGCTGGAGCAATGGCTTTCGGTCAGGCAGGAAAGGCAGATGGTGTAAATTCTATTGCGTTGGGTAATAACAGTCAGTCAAGCAGCGAAAACAGTATTGCGCTTGGACAAGAAAGCTATGCTGGTAGTGAAAAAAGTCTTGCGATTGGTAGCCTGTCCAACGTAACTGGTGTTAACTCCGTTGCTCTGGGTACAGAGTCTACTGCCGTGGAAGATAATACTGTTTCAGTGGGTAACGATACGCTGCAGCGTAAAATTGTCCATATGGCAAAAGGCGATATTAGCAGTACCAGTACTGATGCTATCAATGGTTCACAGCTTTATGATATCAGTAAGTCAGTCGCAGACCGTCTGGGCGGCGGCGCCTCAGTGAGCACTGCCGGGATTGTTAATGCTCCTAACTACAAACTGCAAAGTGGCTCCTTTACTAATGTTGGCGACGCGTTAAAGGGTATTGATGATAATACATTACAATGGGACTCAGTTAAAAAAGTCTACAGTGCAAAACACGGTTCCGATGCCACCAGCAAAATCACCAACGTTACGGCGGGTGAGCTGAACGCATCCAGTACCGATGCGGTTAACGGCTCGCAGTTAAAAACCACTAACGACAATGTGGCAACCAACACCACTAATATCAGCAACCTGACTGGCGATGTTGCTAACAACACCACTAACATCACTAACCTGACGAATGACGTTGCCGCCAACACCACCAATATCACTAACCTGACTGATACGGTGACTAACCTTGGTGAAGATGCGCTGAAATGGGATGACACCGCTGGCGTATTCACTGCCGCACACGGCACTGAAGCCACCAGCAAAATCACTAACGTTACGGCGGGTGAGCTGACGGAGACCAGTACCGATGCGGTTAACGGTTCTCAGTTGAAAACCACTAACGATAACGTGGCAACCAACACCACTAATATCACCAACCTGACTGGCGATGTTGCTAACAACACCACCAATATCACTAACCTGACTGATACGGTGAATAGCCTCGGTGAAGATGCGCTGAAATGGGATGACGCCGCTGGCGTATTCACTGCCGCACACGGCACTGAAGCCACCAGCAAAATCACTAACGTTACGGCGGGTGAACTGACGGAGACCAGTACCGATGCCGTTAACGGTTCTCAGTTGAAAACCACTAACGATAACGTGGCAACCAACACCACCAATATCAGCAACCTGACCGGCGAAGTTGCTAACAACACCACCAACATCACTAACCTGACGAATGATGTTGCCGCCAACACCACCAGTATCACCAACCTGACTGATACAGTGACTAACCTTGGTGCCGACGCGCTGGCATGGGATGACGCCTCAGGTGCATTCACCGCCGCACACGGCACCGAAGCCACCAGCAAAATCACTAACGTTACGGCGGGTGAGCTGACGGAGACCAGTACCGATGCCATTAACGGTTCTCAGTTAAAAACCACTAACGACAATGTGGCAACCAACACCACTAACATCGCTACTAACACCACCAACATCACCAATCTGACTGATACGGTGAACAACCTCGGTGAAGATGCGCTGAAATGGGATGACGCCGCAAGCGCATTCACCGCTGCACACGGCACCGAAACCACCAGCAAAATAACTAACGTCACCGCTGGAACAATCTCGTCTACCAGTACCGACGCTGTTAACGGTGGGCAACTCTTTAGCTTAAGTGATTCACTGGCAGACTATTTTGGCGGTAACGCCTCGGTTGATGAAAACGGTGTATTTACTGGCCCGTCCTACACCATCGGTAGCAACAGCTACGATAACGTAGGTGATGCGCTGGCGGCGATTAACACCTCCTTTAGCACTTCACTGGGCGACGCTCTGCTGTGGGATGAAACGGCAAGTGCATTCAGCGCCGGCCACGGTGGCAATGCCAGCAAAATTACCAATGTCGCAAACGGTACTATTTCTGAAACCAGCACCGATGCTATCAATGGTGGGCAACTCTACGGTGTGAGCAACTCTGTTGTTGATGCCCTGGGCGGTGGCGCCGCAGTAAATGCTGACGGTAGCATCAGTGCGCCGACGTACTCCATTGCTGATACCGATTACAATAACGTCGGTGATGCTCTGGACGCGATCGACTCAACCCTGGATGATGCGCTGCTCTGGGACGCAACCGCCGGTGAAAATGGTGCGTTCAGCGCCAGCCGCGATGGCAAAGCCAGCGTAATCACTAATGTTGCTAATGGTGATATTTCTGAAACCAGTACTGATGCAATTAATGGTTCACAGTTGTTCGCCACCAACACGTTGATCAATCAGCAAAATGAGATCATCAACCAGATTGCCGGTAATACCAGCATAGACTACATCGAAGAGAACGGTGCGGGTCTGAACTATGCGCGTACTAATGACACCGGCTTAACCTTTATTGATGCGAGCGCATCAGGTACTGGCGCTACAGCGGTGGGTTATAACGCTGTCGCTTCCGGCGAAAGCAGTGTCGCAATTGGTCAGAATAGCAGCAGCAGCGTTGATACTGGTATCGCGCTGGGTAGCGAATCCGTCTCCAGCCGTGTGATTGTTAAAGGTTCTCGTAACACCAGCGTAACCGAAGAAGGCGTTGTGATTGGTTACGACACCACTGACGGCGAACTGCTTGGCGCATTGTCGATTGGCGATGATGGTAAGTACCGTCAGATCATCAACGTTGCTGATGGTACTGAATCCCATGACGCCGTGACTGTACGCCAGTTGCAAAACGCCATTGGTGCTGTCGCCACTACGCCGACCAAGTACTACCATGCCAACTCAACGGAAGAAGATTCACTGGCGGTAGGTACTGACTCGCTGGCGATGGGCGCGAAAACTATCGTTAATGCTGACGCGGGTATTGGTATCGGCCTGAACACTCTGGTTCTGCCAGATGCCATCAACGGTATTGCTATCGGTTCTAACGCACGCGCCAACCATGCAAACAGTATTGCAATGGGTAATGGTTCTCAGACCACTCGCGGCGCTCAGACTGGCTACACCGCCTACAACATGGACGCGCCGCAGAACTCTGTCGGTGAGTTCTCTGTCGGCAGTGAAGACGGTCAACGTCAGATCACTAATGTCGCGGCGGGTTCGGCAGATACCGATGCCGTTAACGTTGGTCAGTTGAAAGTGACGGACGCACAGGTTTCCCAGAACACCCAGAGCATTACTAACCTGAATACTCAGGTAACGAATCTGGATACCCGCGTCACCAATATCGAAAACGGTATTGGCGATATCGTAAGCACCGGTAGCACCAAGTACTTCAAGACCAACACCGATGGCGTAGATGCTAACGCGCAGGGTAAAGACAGTGTTGCGATTGGCTCTGGCTCTATTGCTGCCGCTGATAACAGCGTTGCGCTGGGTACTGGCTCTGTGGCAAACGAAGAAAATACGATCTCCGTAGGTTCTTCCACTAACCAACGCCGTATCACCAACGTTGCCGCTGGTAAAAATGCTACTGACGCGGTTAACGTTGCGCAGTTGAAGTCTTCCGAAGCAGGCGGCGTGCGCTATGACACCAAAGCTGACGGTTCTGTTGATTACAGCAACATCACTCTCGGCGGTGGTAATGGCGGAACGACTCGCATCAGCAACGTTTCCGCTGGCGTTAACAACAACGACGCGGTGAACTACGCGCAGTTGAAGCAAAGCGTGCAGGAAACGAAGCAATACACCGATCAGCGCATGGTTGAGATGGATAACAAACTGTCCAAAACCGAAAGCAAGTTGAGCGGTGGTATCGCTTCTGCAATGGCGATGACCGGTCTGCCGCAGGCTTACACGCCAGGTGCCAGCATGGCCTCCATTGGTGGCGGTACATACAACGGTGAATCGGCTGTTGCTTTAGGTGTGTCGATGGTGAGCGCCAACGGTCGTTGGGTCTACAAATTACAAGGTAGTACCAATAGCCAGGGTGAATACTCCGCCGCACTTGGTGCCGGTATTCAGTGGTAATGACCCATTAAGTTAGTGTGACTAAGGGCAATTCTCTGAGGAGGGTTGCCCTTTTTTTGTTTGAAAATTGCACAAATTGTGACTTCGGCTTTTTGACATTAGCTTGAGGCTACATGCGCGCTGCCCCTCTCACCCCGACCCTCTCCCCAAAGGGGCGAGGGGGAAAAACGTGCTGCATCTGATACCGTGCATAATGGTTTTCTTGCATTGCCGGGCTGATGTGGGGTCTCGTGCGCGCTGCCCCCTCACCCCGGAGCTCTCCCCAAAGGGGCGAGGGAGAAAAACGTGCTGCATCTGATACCGTGCATAATGGTTTTCTTGCATCGCCGGGCTGGTGTGGGGTCTCGTGCGCGCTGCCCCCCTCACCCCGACCCTCTCCCCAAAGGGGCGAGGGGGAAAAACGTGTTGCATCTGATACCGTGCATAATGGTTTTCTTGCATTGCCGCGCTGGTGTGGGGTCTCGTGCGCGCTGCCCCTCTCACCCCGACCCTCTCCCCAAAGGGGCGAGGGGAAAAACGTGCTGCATCTGATACCGTGCATAATGGTTTTCTTGCATCGCCGGGCTGGTGTGGGGTCTCGTGCGCGCTGCCCCTCTCACCCCGACCCTCTCCCCAAAGGGGCGAGGGGGAAAAACGTGCTGCATCTGATACCGTGCATAATGGTTTTCTTGCATTGCCGGGCTGGTGTGGGGCATCGTGCGCGCTGCCCCCCTCACCCCGACCCTCTCCCCAAAGGGGCGAGGGGGAAAACGTGCTGCATCTGATACCGTGCATAATGGTTTTCTTGCATCTCCGGGCTGGTGTGGGGTCTCGTGCGCGCTGCCCCCCTCACCCCGACCCTCTCCCCAAAGGGGCGAGGGGGAAAACGTGCTGCATCTGATACCGTGCATAATGGTTTTCTTGCATCGCCGGGCTGGTGTGGGGTCTCGTGCGCGCTGACCCTCTCACCCCGACCCTCTCACCAAAGGGGCGAGGGGGAAAAACGTGCTGCATTTGATACCGTGCATAATGGTTTTCTTGCATTGCTGAAGGACGCGCTCCATCTAACACCGAGCACAATCAGTCCCCTCGCCCCTCCGGGGAGAGGGTTAGGGTGAGGGGCACAAGCCAGCTCCGCAGCAAATTTTTCTCCCCCACAATAATTGGCCCTACCAATTCTTCGCTTATCTGACCTCTGGTTCACAGTTCCCCAATTAAAACTCACATTAACGTTGCCAATGCATAACATTTAGTTAACCATTCATTGTCATTATCCCTACACAACAAAATTGGCAGTGCCACTTTTACACAACGTGTGACAAGCAGATGAGCAACAGACTCATTACACGATGTGCGTGGCCTCCAGGAGACCTGCAATGAATCTCTGGCAACAAAACTACGATCCCGCCGGGAATATCTGGCTTTCCAGCCTGATAGCATCGCTTCCCATCCTGTTTTTTTTCTTTGCGCTTATTAAGCTCAAACTAAAAGGCTATGTCGCCGCCACATGGACAGTCGTTATCGCTCTGACCGTCGCGCTATTGTTCTACAAAATGCCGGTCGCCAATGCGCTGGCCTCAGTGGTTTATGGCTTCTTCTACGGTTTGTGGCCCATCGCGTGGATCATTATTGCAGCGGTGTTCGTCTATAAGATCTCGGTGAAAACCGGACAGTTTGACATCATCCGCTCATCTATTCTTTCAATAACCCCTGACCAGCGCCTGCAAATGCTGATCGTCGGTTTCTGTTTCGGCGCATTTCTCGAAGGTGCCGCAGGCTTTGGCGCACCGGTAGCAATTACCGCCGCATTGCTGGTCGGGCTGGGCTTTAAACCGCTGTACGCCGCCGGGTTGTGCCTGATTGTTAACACCGCGCCGGTGGCATTTGGCGCGATGGGCATTCCGATTCTGGTTGCCGGACAGGTGACAGGCATCGACAGCTTTGAGATTGGCCAGATGGTGGGACGTCAGCTACCGTTTATGACCATTATCGTGCTGTTCTGGATCATGGCGATTATGGACGGCTGGCGCGGTATCAAAGAAACCTGGCCTGCGGTCGTGGTTGCGGGCGGCTCGTTTGCCATCGCACAGTACCTTAGCTCTAACTTTATTGGGCCGGAACTGCCGGACATTATCTCTTCGCTGGTATCGCTGCTCTGCCTGACACTGTTCCTCAAACGTTGGCAGCCGGTGCGCGTCTTCCGCTTCGGCGATCTGGGTGCATCCCAGGTTGATATGACGCTGGCTCACACCGGTTACACCGCAGGTCAGGTGTTACGTGCCTGGACACCGTTCCTGTTCCTGACCGCCACCGTAACGCTGTGGAGTATTCCGCCGTTTAAAGCCTTGTTCGCTTCGGGTGGTGTGCTGTATGAGTGGGTGATCAACATTCCGGTGCCGTATCTCGACAAACTGGTTGCCCGTATGCCGCCAGTTGTCAGCGAAGCCACTGCCTATGCCGCCGTATTTAAGTTTGACTGGTTCTCTGCCACCGGTACTGCCATTCTGTTTGCTGCGCTGCTCTCTATCGTCTGGCTGAAGATGAAACCCTCTGACGCCATCAGCACCTTCGGCAGCACACTGAAAGAACTGGCGCTCCCCATCTACTCCATCGGCATGGTGCTGGCGTTCGCCTTTATCTCGAACTATTCAGGGCTGTCGTCAACGCTGGCGCTGGCACTGGCACACACCGGTCATGCATTCACCTTCTTCTCGCCGTTCCTCGGCTGGCTGGGGGTATTCCTGACCGGATCGGATACGTCATCTAACGCCCTGTTTGCCGCGCTGCAAGCCACCGCAGCACAACAAATTGGCGTCTCTGATCTGTTGCTGGTTGCTGCCAACACCACCGGCGGCGTCACCGGCAAGATGATCTCCCCGCAGTCCATCGCCATTGCCTGTGCGGCGGTAGGACTCGTGGGCAAAGAGTCAGATCTGTTCCGCTTTACTGTCAAACACAGCCTGATCTTCACCTGTATGGTGGGCGTGATTACCACGCTTCAGGCCTACGTCTTAACGTGGATGATTCCGTAATGATGGTTATACCCAGACGCCTGTCAGACGAGGTAGCTTCCCGTGTGCGGGCGCTGATTGATGAACAAAATCTGGAACCGGGCATGAAGTTGCCCGCTGAACGCCAACTGGCGATGCAGCTCGGCGTGTCGCGCAATTCCCTGCGCGAGGCGCTGGCAAAACTGGTCAGTGAAGGTGTGCTGCTTAGTCGTCGCGGTGGCGGGACGTTTATCCGCTGGCGCCATGACGCGTGGTCGGAGCAAAACATCGTCCAGCCGCTGAAAACGCTAATGGCCGATGATCCGGATTACAGCTTCGATATTCTGGAAGCCCGCTACGCCATTGAGGCCAGCACCGCCTGGCACGCAGCAATGCGTGCCACACAAGCCGATAAAGAAAAGATACAGCTCTGCTTTGAAGCGACGCTGAGTGAAGACCCGGATCTCGCCTCGCAAGCGGACGTTCGTTTTCACCTGGCAATTGCCGAAGCCTCACATAACATCGTGCTGCTGCAAACCATGCGCGGTTTCTTTGATGTCCTGCAATCTTCAGTGATGCAAAGTCGTCAGCGGATGTATCTGGTGCCGCCCGTTTTTTCGCAACTGACTGAACAGCATCAGGCGGTCATTAACGCCATTTTTGCCGGTGATGCCGACGGTGCGCGTAAAGCAATGATGTCGCACCTCAGCTTTGTCCACACCACCATGAAACGATTCGATGAAGATCAGGCTCGCCGTGCACGCATTACCCGCCTGCCCGGTGAGCATAATGAGCATTCGAGGGAGAAAAACGCATGATTATTTCCGCAGCCAGCGATTATCGCGCCGCAGCGCAACGCATTTTGCCGCCGTTCCTGTTCCACTATATGGATGGTGGTGCATATTCTGAATACACGCTGCGCCGCAACGTGGAGGATTTGTCAGAAGTGGCGCTGCGCCAACGCATTCTGAAAAACATGTCCGACTTAAGCCTGGAAACGACGCTGTTTAATGAAAAGCTGTCGATGCCAGTGGCGCTGGCTCCGGTGGGTTTGTGCGGCATGTATGCGCGTCGCGGCGAAGTTCAGGCAGCCAAAGCGGCTGATGCTCACGGCATTCCGTTTACTCTCTCAACGGTTTCAGTTTGCCCGATTGAAGAAGTCGCTCCAGCTATCAAACGTCCGATGTGGTTCCAGCTTTATGTGCTGCGCGATCGCGGCTTTATGCGTAACGCACTGGAACGGGCAAAAGCGGCGGGCTGTTCGACACTGGTTTTCACTGTGGATATGCCGACGCCGGGTGCGCGTTATCGTGATGCACATTCTGGTATGAGCGGCCCGAACGCTGCAATGCGCCGCTACTTGCAGGCGGTGACGCATCCGCAATGGGCATGGGATGTCGGCCTGAACGGTCGTCCGCATGATTTAGGTAATATTTCGGCCTATCTCGGTAAACCGACCGGACTGGAAGATTACATCGGCTGGCTGGGGAATAACTTCGATCCGTCCATCTCATGGAAAGACCTTGAGTGGATCCGCGATTTCTGGGATGGCCCGATGGTGATCAAAGGGATCCTCGACCCGGAAGATGCGCGTGATGCAGTACGTTTTGGTGCTGATGGGATTGTGGTTTCTAACCACGGTGGCCGCCAGCTGGACGGTGTACTCTCTTCCGCTCGTGCGCTGCCTGCTATCGCGGATGCGGTGAAAGGTGATATCGCCATTCTGGCAGATAGCGGGATTCGTAACGGACTTGATGTCGTGCGTATGATCGCGCTCGGTGCCGATACCGTACTGCTGGGTCGTGCGTTCCTGTATGCGCTGGCAACAGCGGGTCAGGCGGGCGTGGCGAACTTGCTGAATCTGATCGAGAAAGAGATGAAAGTGGCGATGACGCTGACTGGCGCGAAATCCATCAGTGAGATTACGGAAGATTCGCTGGTTCAGGGGCTGGGTAAAGAGTTGCCTGCGGCACTGGCTCCGATGGCGAAAGGGAATGCAGCATAGTCGTTTGCGCCCCCTCACCCTAACCCTCTCCCTCAGGGAGAGGGAACCGATCGGCGCTGTCTGTACTCCCTCAGGCTGAAAACAATTCCTCGCCCTATTTTCCTCCTGGCTTCTTTAAGGTGAGGAGAAAAGACCTTACCTGCCCGACACTACATTGTCTCCCTCACCTTTTCTCCCTCGCCCCTCCGGGGAGAGGGAACCGATCGGCGCTGTCTGTACTCCCTCAGGCTGAAAACAATTCCTCGCCCTATTTTCCTCCTGGCTTCTTTAAGGTGAGGAGAAAAGACCTTACCTGCCCGACACTACATTGTCTCCCTCACCTTTTCTCCCTCGCCCCTCCGGGGAGAGGGAACCGATCGACGCTGTCTGTACTCCCTCAGGCTAAAAACAATTCCTCGCCCTATTTTCCTCCAGGCTTCTTTAAGGTGAGGAGAAAAGACCTTACCTGCTCGACACTACATTGTCTCCCCTCACTCTGAAACGACACCGCACTCTTTTTTTCTCCCTCGCCCCTCCGGGGAGAGGGCCGGGGTGAGGGGAAAAGGCCGCACTAATCCCCGATTTTCTGCTATCCTGCCCCCGCACTAAGGGGGCAGTATGCTAAACATCGTACTTTACGAACCAGAAATTCCGCCAAACACTGGCAACATCATCCGTCTTTGCGCTAATACCGGCTTTCGTCTGCATATCATCGAACCGATGGGATTTGCCTGGGACGATAAGCGCCTGCGCCGCGCGGGGCTGGACTATCACGAGTTTACTGCCGTTACGCGTCATCATGACTATAGCGCGTTCCTTAGAGCAGAAAATCCCCAGCGTCTGTTTGCCCTCACCACTAAAGGCACACCCGCCCATAGCGCCGTAAGCTATCAGGATGGCGACTATCTGATGTTCGGCCCGGAAACACGCGGCCTGCCAGCAAGCATTCTTGATGTCCTGCCCGCTGAACAAAAAATTCGGATTCCGATGGTGCCGGACAGCCGCAGCATGAACCTGTCCAATGCAGTGTCGGTCGTGGTGTATGAAGCCTGGCGGCAGTTGGGATATCCGGGAGCGGTGTTGAGAGATTAGTTACGCCAGGCCGGATAAGATGCGGTTAGCATCGCATCCGGCACGAGCACAGGACGTCAGATCCCATCCCCATACTCAAACGTATGGTGAATGCCGTTGAAATGCTGATCCATATCCATTGACGGTTTATCGCTGTCTGGTTTACCGACGATACGCGCCGGAACGCCAGCAGCGGTGGTATGCGGCGGCACTGGTTGCAGCACGACAGAACCCGCGCCAATCTTCGCGCCGCGCCCAACTTCAATATTGCCGAGAATTTTCGCGCCCGCGCCAATCATCACGCCTTCACGAATTTTTGGGTGACGGTCGCCGCTGGTTTTGCCCGTACCGCCAAGGGTGACGGATTGCAGAATCGACACATCGTTTTCAATCACCGCTGTTTCACCAACGACGATGCCTGTCGCGTGGTCGAGCATGATACCGCGACCAATTTTTGCCGCCGGGTGAATATCCACCTGAAAAGTCACAGACACCTGATTTTGCAGGAAAATAGCCAGTGCGCGACGCCCCTGATTCCACAGCCAGTGACCGATGCGATACGCCTGCAAGGCATGAAAACCTTTCAGGTATAACAAGGGGGTTGAGTATTTATCAACTGCCGGGTCGCGGGTGCGCACCGCCTGAATATCGCAGGCCGCAGAAGCGATCATTTCAGGGTCGGCGGCGTAGGCTTCTTCAACGACTTCACGAATAGCAATAGCAGGCATAATCGGCGATGACAGCTTGTTCGCCAGCATATAGCTCAGTGCACTGCCAAGATTCTCGTGCTTGAGTAGCGTTGCGTGGTAAAAACTGGCCAGCATTGGCTCACAGTCCGCCAGCGTTCTGGCTTCCGCTTTAATATTGTTCCAGACAATTTCCAGTTCTTCACACGACATTGCTTACTCCACACGATGAGATAATGACCGGCTCGTTCTGCGCGAGCCGGGTCATAGCGGTAACAAAGGTTCCCTGGGTTTAGTGGCTGCTTCGCTCGTCCTTGCGTGCACGACCTAATAACGTCAATGCTGCCTCGCGCGCGTTTTTTCCGCAATATAATACTTGATAAATTTCCTCGGTTATTGGCATTTCAACGCCGAAGCGGTGCGCCAGTTCGCGGACTTCTTTCGTATTGCGGTAGCCTTCCACCACCTGACCAATCTTCTCTTGCGCGCTTTGTACATCCATGCCCTGACCGAGCATCATGCCAAAACGGCGGTTCCGCGACTGGTTGTCGGTGCAGGTAAGTACCAGATCGCCCAGACCTGCCATGCCCATAAAGGTGGCAGGATCGGCGCCCAGCGCCGTGCCCAGACGCGACATTTCAGCCAGACCACGGGTGATCAGCGCCGTTCGCGCATTCGCCCCGAAACCGATACCGTCGGACATGCCGGCACCGATCGCAATGACGTTTTTCACCGCGCCGCCAAGCTGCACGCCAATGAAATCCGGGTTGCTGTAAACGCGGAAACTTTTGCCGCAGTGCAGCAGTTGCTGGAGGTCATCAGCAAAGGTTTGATCGGTAGAGGCCAGCGAAATGGCCGTTGGTAAACCCGCCGCCAGTTCTTTCGCAAAAGTCGGGCCAGAGATAACCGCCAGTGGAATTTGATCGCCTAACGCCTCGCGCGCTACGTCCTGTAACAGACGCCCTGTTTCCGCTTCCAGTCCTTTTGTCGCCCACACCAGACGCGCATCAGGGCGCAGCAGCGGTTTAATCTGGCGCAGCACTTCACCAAAGACATGGCTGGGTACGACGACGAGAATATTACGGCTGGCTGCCAGTGCGGTGGCGAGATCGCTTTCAAGGTGAAGCGTATCGGGAAAAGGCACATCGGGGAGAAACGCGGCGTTACAGCGGTCGCGTTCAAGCGTCGCGATATGTTCAGGGTCATGGCCCCAGAGGACAACCTCGTGGCCATTTCTTGCCAGGGTGATGGCAAGAGCGGTGCCGTACGAGCCGGCACCGATCACAGTCATTGAAGCATTACGTTGGTTCATCAGGCATCCTGATGTTCTTCAGTACCTTCGCCAGCCTGCTGCTGCAAATAGTTCATGAACAGCGCATCGAAGTTAACCGGCGCAAGGTTCAGTTGCGGGAACGTACCGCGAGATACCATGCTGGTGATGCATTCACGAGCATACGGGAACAGAATGTTCGGGCAGTATGCGCCCAGGCAATGTGCCATCTGGGTGCCTTCGATACCCGCGATGGAGAAAATACCGCCCTGCTGAACTTCGCACAGGAACGCGGTTTCTTCGCCCAGGGATGCCGTTACGGTAACACGCAGTACCACTTCGTAAACGTCATCTGCCAGTTGAGAAGATGCCGTATCCAGATCAAGTTTAACTTCTGGCTGCCAATCTTTCTGGAAAACGTGCGGCGCGTTCGGCGCTTCGAAAGAAATATCCTTGGTATAAATACGCTGGATCTGGAAGGTCATTTCGGTGTTGTTTTGTTCTGACATGTGTAGAAAACCCTTAAGTGTTGTCCTTAAATACTGCGCAGTGTAATGCCAACGTTAATACGTTATTTCAGCAGGGGATCCAGTCCACCACGTGCATCCAATGCATACAAGTCGTCACAGCCGCCAATGTGCTGTGCGTCAATAAAAATTTGCGGAACCGTGGTGCGACCACTGCGTTTGATCATCTCTTCACGCTTAGCGGCGTTGCCATCAATCGGTAGCTCCTGGAAACTTACGCCCTTGCTGCTCAGCAGTGCTTTTGCACGATGGCAATACGGGCAGGTTTCTTTGGTATAGATTTCAACATTGGCCATAACTTAGCTCCTGTTTTTTTACCCTGAAATTTCATATTGCAGGGCAGCTGCAAAATGGAGTGTCCCCAGAAGCTTATATCAATAAGTCGCTGGGGGTCTAATTGCAGCTAACTGCCTGCGGCATGAAAGATGGCAGGTAAATTATTTGCCGCGCACCAGAGGCAAGTTTTCGCCAGCCCAGCCAGCGACGCCTTCTTTCAGCACGAATACTTGCGCAAAACCCGCTTTCGTCAGCGCGTTTGCAGGCTCCTGGCACTGCATACCAGAACCGTCTACCACGATAACCGGTTTGTCTTTGTGCTTCTCAAGTTCACCAACATTGTTGGCTTTGATTTCGCTCGGCAACAAATTGATAGAACCTGCGATATGGCCTTTACGGAAGTCATCACGCTGGCGTAAATCCACAACCACTGCGTCTTCTTTGTTGATCAGACGCGTAGCTTCACCACGAGTAATTACCTTCACTTTTGAGGTCAGGCTCTTAAACGTAGTAACAAGAACCGCCACCAGTAACGCGATCCAAGCGATACTCAGTATGGGATGACGGCCAACAAATTGCATAATTTCTTGCATGGGGGGTAATAACTCCCGACGTAGTGATTAAAAACCAGGGAAGGAGTATACCTGCGCGTTGCGGCAAATACAGCCAGCGCGTGCACCGGAATGCAATTTTGCGGCACGCTACGAAAAAAAATCGCAAATCTGGCATCGGCTTGCCGCGAGCGGTCGTATATTTTGATCT
It encodes:
- the trmL gene encoding tRNA (uridine(34)/cytosine(34)/5-carboxymethylaminomethyluridine(34)-2'-O)-methyltransferase TrmL; this encodes MLNIVLYEPEIPPNTGNIIRLCANTGFRLHIIEPMGFAWDDKRLRRAGLDYHEFTAVTRHHDYSAFLRAENPQRLFALTTKGTPAHSAVSYQDGDYLMFGPETRGLPASILDVLPAEQKIRIPMVPDSRSMNLSNAVSVVVYEAWRQLGYPGAVLRD
- the cysE gene encoding serine O-acetyltransferase; amino-acid sequence: MSCEELEIVWNNIKAEARTLADCEPMLASFYHATLLKHENLGSALSYMLANKLSSPIMPAIAIREVVEEAYAADPEMIASAACDIQAVRTRDPAVDKYSTPLLYLKGFHALQAYRIGHWLWNQGRRALAIFLQNQVSVTFQVDIHPAAKIGRGIMLDHATGIVVGETAVIENDVSILQSVTLGGTGKTSGDRHPKIREGVMIGAGAKILGNIEVGRGAKIGAGSVVLQPVPPHTTAAGVPARIVGKPDSDKPSMDMDQHFNGIHHTFEYGDGI
- the lldD gene encoding quinone-dependent L-lactate dehydrogenase — its product is MIISAASDYRAAAQRILPPFLFHYMDGGAYSEYTLRRNVEDLSEVALRQRILKNMSDLSLETTLFNEKLSMPVALAPVGLCGMYARRGEVQAAKAADAHGIPFTLSTVSVCPIEEVAPAIKRPMWFQLYVLRDRGFMRNALERAKAAGCSTLVFTVDMPTPGARYRDAHSGMSGPNAAMRRYLQAVTHPQWAWDVGLNGRPHDLGNISAYLGKPTGLEDYIGWLGNNFDPSISWKDLEWIRDFWDGPMVIKGILDPEDARDAVRFGADGIVVSNHGGRQLDGVLSSARALPAIADAVKGDIAILADSGIRNGLDVVRMIALGADTVLLGRAFLYALATAGQAGVANLLNLIEKEMKVAMTLTGAKSISEITEDSLVQGLGKELPAALAPMAKGNAA
- the secB gene encoding protein-export chaperone SecB — translated: MSEQNNTEMTFQIQRIYTKDISFEAPNAPHVFQKDWQPEVKLDLDTASSQLADDVYEVVLRVTVTASLGEETAFLCEVQQGGIFSIAGIEGTQMAHCLGAYCPNILFPYARECITSMVSRGTFPQLNLAPVNFDALFMNYLQQQAGEGTEEHQDA
- the grxC gene encoding glutaredoxin 3 — its product is MANVEIYTKETCPYCHRAKALLSSKGVSFQELPIDGNAAKREEMIKRSGRTTVPQIFIDAQHIGGCDDLYALDARGGLDPLLK
- the gpsA gene encoding NAD(P)H-dependent glycerol-3-phosphate dehydrogenase; this translates as MNQRNASMTVIGAGSYGTALAITLARNGHEVVLWGHDPEHIATLERDRCNAAFLPDVPFPDTLHLESDLATALAASRNILVVVPSHVFGEVLRQIKPLLRPDARLVWATKGLEAETGRLLQDVAREALGDQIPLAVISGPTFAKELAAGLPTAISLASTDQTFADDLQQLLHCGKSFRVYSNPDFIGVQLGGAVKNVIAIGAGMSDGIGFGANARTALITRGLAEMSRLGTALGADPATFMGMAGLGDLVLTCTDNQSRNRRFGMMLGQGMDVQSAQEKIGQVVEGYRNTKEVRELAHRFGVEMPITEEIYQVLYCGKNAREAALTLLGRARKDERSSH
- a CDS encoding rhodanese-like domain-containing protein; this encodes MQEIMQFVGRHPILSIAWIALLVAVLVTTFKSLTSKVKVITRGEATRLINKEDAVVVDLRQRDDFRKGHIAGSINLLPSEIKANNVGELEKHKDKPVIVVDGSGMQCQEPANALTKAGFAQVFVLKEGVAGWAGENLPLVRGK